One Romeriopsis navalis LEGE 11480 genomic window carries:
- a CDS encoding metallophosphoesterase, whose amino-acid sequence MGLGRRRFVGLSGLAGLGILGAVAARYLPRYWFEEPLPTNPILAQVPESDELVLRFAAIGDSGAGTETQRMIGSAMADWQQRDPYDLVVMAGDNIYNSGEISRVQATFEEPYAALLKRGVQFRAALGNHDIRTDNGNPQVKYAGFNMDDRYYTYTHKGCQFFVLETNPGADWPTQLTWLKQELAASTAAVKIVYGHHPIYSSGHYGTNPLMVKRLTPMFKKYGVQLYLNGHDHHYERSAPINGTTYLVTGHGGAYLRPVGKSKFTEFALSRHGFSLVEIRTKSIVIQGIDRDGKVFDRGVVPISVA is encoded by the coding sequence ATGGGTTTAGGGCGTCGTCGGTTTGTCGGACTGTCGGGTTTAGCCGGTTTGGGCATATTGGGTGCGGTTGCCGCACGATATTTGCCGCGCTATTGGTTTGAGGAACCGTTACCGACTAATCCTATATTGGCGCAGGTGCCAGAATCAGATGAATTAGTTTTGCGGTTTGCGGCGATCGGCGATAGCGGCGCGGGCACAGAGACACAGCGGATGATTGGCAGTGCAATGGCGGACTGGCAGCAGCGTGATCCCTATGATCTGGTGGTGATGGCCGGGGACAATATCTATAACAGTGGCGAGATTTCGCGTGTGCAGGCGACGTTTGAAGAGCCCTATGCGGCACTGCTCAAGCGCGGTGTGCAGTTTCGAGCGGCCCTCGGCAATCACGATATTCGGACGGACAATGGCAATCCCCAGGTCAAGTATGCGGGGTTCAATATGGACGATCGCTATTACACCTATACGCACAAAGGCTGTCAGTTTTTTGTTTTAGAAACGAATCCTGGGGCGGACTGGCCAACGCAGTTAACCTGGCTAAAACAGGAATTGGCGGCGAGTACAGCGGCGGTAAAGATCGTTTATGGTCATCATCCGATCTATTCTTCAGGACATTACGGGACAAACCCACTGATGGTGAAGCGTTTGACCCCAATGTTCAAAAAATATGGTGTGCAGCTTTATCTCAATGGCCATGATCATCACTATGAACGATCAGCCCCGATTAATGGCACGACTTATTTGGTCACGGGACATGGAGGGGCGTATTTGCGTCCGGTGGGTAAGTCGAAGTTCACGGAATTTGCGCTTTCCCGCCACGGGTTTAGCCTGGTTGAGATTCGCACCAAGTCGATCGTGATTCAGGGAATTGACCGGGATGGCAAGGTGTTCGATCGGGGTGTGGTGCCAATTTCGGTGGCGTAG
- a CDS encoding DNA adenine methylase has product MLTQIKSPCAPRPFLKWAGGKTQLLQQYQDLLPKRFENYYEPFLGGGAVFFNLYATTNPPVTSFLMDINLELINVYRCVRDDVQSLIDHLEIHRVNHAKEYYYEIRGQQACPDVWFENGNNLERAARFIYLNKTCFNGLYRENSKGHFNVPMGSYKNPPILDPDLLNAASASLQNASIEAQSFEVIAEHATTAKDFVYFDPPYFPISDTSKFTSYSRGSFNMEDQIRLRDTFATLAKRRVKVMLSNSDCPFIRDLYQDFKIHTIQASRHINSKASKRGKITEVLVTSY; this is encoded by the coding sequence ATGCTGACCCAAATCAAATCACCATGTGCACCCCGTCCATTCCTCAAGTGGGCTGGTGGTAAAACTCAACTTCTTCAACAATATCAAGACTTGCTGCCGAAGCGGTTTGAAAACTATTACGAACCCTTCTTAGGTGGTGGTGCGGTATTTTTCAATCTCTATGCGACGACCAATCCCCCGGTGACGTCGTTCTTGATGGATATCAACCTTGAGTTGATTAACGTCTATCGATGTGTGAGAGATGATGTGCAATCCTTGATCGATCATTTAGAGATCCATCGAGTGAATCATGCCAAGGAATACTATTACGAGATTCGTGGGCAACAAGCCTGTCCGGATGTCTGGTTCGAAAATGGCAATAACCTTGAGCGGGCCGCTCGGTTTATTTATCTAAATAAGACCTGTTTTAACGGACTCTATCGCGAGAACTCTAAGGGGCATTTCAATGTGCCAATGGGGAGCTACAAGAATCCGCCGATTCTCGATCCAGATTTGTTGAATGCCGCTTCTGCTTCGTTGCAAAATGCGAGTATTGAGGCGCAGTCGTTTGAAGTAATTGCCGAGCATGCGACGACGGCAAAAGATTTTGTCTATTTCGATCCGCCTTATTTTCCGATTAGTGATACGAGTAAGTTCACGTCTTATAGTCGTGGCTCGTTCAATATGGAAGATCAAATTCGCTTGCGTGATACCTTTGCGACTTTAGCCAAGCGGCGAGTCAAGGTAATGCTATCAAATTCGGATTGTCCGTTCATTCGCGACTTATATCAGGATTTCAAGATCCATACAATTCAAGCATCGCGGCATATCAATTCGAAAGCGAGTAAGCGCGGCAAGATTACGGAAGTGTTAGTTACGTCTTACTAG
- a CDS encoding DUF751 family protein: MQDLWNTISKYPKFLISVILGVFFNLAQPIVPLLKNPITAIALIGALVGAFLCTTFILRGMLAV; the protein is encoded by the coding sequence ATGCAAGACCTTTGGAATACTATTTCGAAATACCCGAAGTTCCTGATCAGCGTGATCTTGGGCGTCTTTTTTAATTTGGCTCAGCCGATCGTTCCCTTATTAAAGAACCCAATTACTGCCATTGCGCTAATCGGGGCATTAGTCGGGGCTTTTCTTTGTACAACCTTTATCCTGCGGGGCATGCTGGCAGTTTAG
- the dapF gene encoding diaminopimelate epimerase, giving the protein MNLEFTKYQGLGNDFILVDNRDSTEPKVTPEQAVKLCDRHFGIGGDGVIFALPGQDGTDYMMRIFNSDGSEPEMCGNGIRCMARFIADLEGDNAKESYKIHTLAGLIVPKLTADGQVTVDMGQPRLQASEIPTTLTDAQQQSVNQPLEVAGQSWQVTCVSMGNPHCITFVDSVAAIDLEKIGPQFESDAAFPKKINTEFIEVVRPDYLKMRVWERGAGITLACGTGACAALVASVLNGKSDRKATIELPGGPLIIEWAADDHVFMTGPAARAFTGSVTL; this is encoded by the coding sequence ATGAATCTCGAATTTACGAAATACCAAGGTTTAGGCAACGATTTTATCCTTGTCGATAACCGTGACAGTACTGAACCAAAAGTGACCCCGGAGCAGGCCGTCAAACTCTGCGATCGGCATTTTGGAATTGGCGGTGACGGCGTGATCTTCGCCTTGCCCGGCCAAGATGGCACTGATTATATGATGCGCATCTTCAACTCCGATGGTTCCGAACCAGAAATGTGCGGTAATGGCATTCGCTGCATGGCTCGGTTTATTGCCGATCTCGAAGGGGACAACGCGAAGGAAAGCTATAAGATTCATACCCTGGCCGGTCTGATTGTGCCCAAGTTGACAGCCGACGGTCAGGTAACCGTGGATATGGGCCAGCCACGACTGCAGGCCAGTGAGATCCCGACGACGTTAACCGATGCCCAGCAGCAATCGGTTAATCAACCCCTGGAAGTCGCTGGTCAATCTTGGCAAGTCACCTGTGTCAGCATGGGGAATCCACACTGCATCACCTTCGTGGATAGTGTGGCGGCGATCGATCTAGAGAAAATCGGCCCCCAATTTGAAAGTGATGCGGCGTTTCCCAAGAAAATTAATACCGAGTTCATCGAAGTTGTGCGGCCCGACTATCTGAAGATGCGGGTGTGGGAACGCGGCGCTGGGATCACTCTGGCCTGTGGGACAGGTGCTTGCGCCGCGCTAGTGGCCTCAGTGCTAAATGGCAAGAGCGATCGTAAGGCAACGATTGAACTTCCGGGTGGGCCACTCATTATTGAGTGGGCTGCGGATGATCATGTCTTTATGACTGGACCAGCGGCGCGCGCCTTCACCGGTAGCGTCACACTTTAA
- a CDS encoding Hfq-related RNA-binding protein codes for MSAEFETGSPSIRQLQNLIKEGQEVEMKVITGDLINGKIRWQDSHCICVMDHYDQPTIVWRHSIVFVKPKQ; via the coding sequence ATGTCAGCAGAATTTGAGACGGGTTCACCGAGTATTCGGCAGCTTCAGAACCTGATTAAAGAAGGCCAAGAGGTGGAGATGAAAGTCATCACCGGCGATCTAATCAACGGCAAAATTCGTTGGCAAGACTCCCATTGTATCTGTGTCATGGATCACTATGATCAACCGACGATTGTCTGGCGGCATAGCATTGTATTCGTCAAACCGAAGCAATAG
- a CDS encoding MlaD family protein: MRSRIVREGSVGLLILAGVGIFGASIAWLKGLNPANRSFTVTVGFPTIAGVQSGSTVRYRGVSVGRIQEIKPSSNGVNVTISISPADLVIPADVEVTIDQSGLLGENVVNLTPQRRDVPQVAARPLDADCDKSVILCNGSRIGGDLGISTDALIKSTIKFADLYGQPEFYGNINQLTANSGKAAAEIATMSREFGILARAFRREIGTLSSTATSISGAANQAGLVANQAGRRLDQVGVTLDQLNGIILENRGTLVSTLENINQTSNSLKRSVNRLPATIDRFERSRLLNDLETLSANAAEASQNLKAASKTFNDPLTITTLQQTLEAARATFQNAQKITADLDELTGDPAVRKQFKDVIKGFGELLSSSQQLQQRAVYAQQLEPAAAQLSRKSMATTVAPPASGKSISAQRPVQPAALPIPTEKPNNLADRRSVTRSPESVVNPSSLTPQPAKAQPILPPTLYSEPLTSKTSMPKSPR, from the coding sequence ATGCGTTCACGAATCGTGCGAGAAGGCTCAGTTGGCCTCTTGATCTTGGCGGGTGTCGGAATTTTTGGCGCGAGTATTGCTTGGCTCAAAGGTCTCAACCCGGCCAATCGCAGTTTTACTGTTACCGTTGGTTTTCCCACAATTGCCGGTGTGCAATCCGGCTCGACGGTGCGTTATCGCGGGGTTAGTGTGGGTCGTATTCAGGAAATTAAGCCGAGTTCTAATGGCGTGAATGTCACAATCTCGATTTCGCCAGCGGATTTAGTGATTCCAGCGGATGTGGAGGTGACGATCGACCAATCCGGTCTCCTTGGAGAGAATGTTGTAAACCTAACGCCACAGCGCCGGGACGTGCCTCAAGTAGCCGCAAGGCCCCTCGATGCGGATTGCGATAAGAGTGTCATTCTCTGCAACGGTTCGCGGATTGGCGGTGACTTGGGGATTAGCACCGATGCGTTGATCAAATCGACGATCAAATTTGCCGACCTCTATGGGCAGCCGGAATTCTACGGCAATATCAATCAATTAACGGCCAATTCCGGCAAAGCAGCGGCGGAAATTGCGACGATGAGCCGCGAGTTTGGGATTTTGGCACGGGCCTTTCGACGGGAGATTGGCACCTTATCGAGCACTGCAACATCGATTAGTGGGGCGGCGAATCAAGCCGGTTTGGTGGCGAATCAAGCCGGGCGACGGCTTGATCAAGTGGGTGTGACTCTCGATCAGCTCAATGGGATTATCCTTGAAAATCGTGGCACCTTGGTCTCGACCCTCGAAAATATTAATCAGACGAGCAATAGTCTAAAGCGTTCTGTGAATCGGTTGCCAGCGACGATTGATCGATTTGAGCGCAGTCGGCTGTTAAATGATCTCGAAACCCTCTCGGCTAATGCGGCAGAGGCTTCTCAAAATTTAAAAGCCGCTTCCAAAACGTTCAATGATCCGTTGACCATTACGACCTTGCAGCAAACGTTGGAAGCCGCCCGGGCAACGTTCCAGAATGCCCAGAAAATCACCGCTGACTTAGATGAGCTCACGGGTGATCCCGCTGTGCGCAAGCAATTTAAGGATGTTATTAAAGGCTTTGGCGAGCTGCTTTCTTCCAGCCAACAGTTGCAGCAACGCGCTGTCTATGCGCAACAATTAGAACCAGCCGCGGCGCAACTGTCGCGTAAGAGCATGGCCACAACTGTTGCGCCGCCAGCTTCAGGCAAATCAATCTCAGCCCAGCGTCCAGTCCAGCCAGCAGCGCTGCCAATTCCGACGGAAAAGCCCAATAACTTAGCTGATCGGCGGTCAGTTACCAGATCACCAGAATCCGTGGTGAATCCATCTTCATTGACACCGCAGCCCGCCAAAGCGCAACCGATTTTGCCCCCAACGCTCTACTCGGAGCCATTAACCAGTAAAACATCTATGCCAAAGTCACCACGTTAG
- a CDS encoding ABC transporter ATP-binding protein: MTEPLVAFRGITKSFGNNVILDEIDLDIYPGEAVAIIGPSGTGKSTALRIIAGLTPPDSGEVYINGKKRLGVAEDQTEALGIGMVFQQAALFDSLTVGENVGFLLYQHSNLKPRHIRDLVRERLEMVGLPDIFDRYPAELSGGMRKRVSFARAVMANPERPEDRPELLLYDEPTAGLDPIASTVIEDLVRELQQINGGSYIMVTHQDSTIRRTADRVVFLYHGKVQWQGKVHEVDTTDNPMVRQFFSSSIDGPIQVTG; the protein is encoded by the coding sequence ATGACCGAGCCATTGGTCGCGTTTCGCGGCATCACGAAAAGTTTTGGAAACAACGTCATCCTGGATGAGATTGATTTAGATATTTATCCCGGCGAAGCGGTTGCGATTATTGGGCCGTCTGGGACGGGTAAATCCACCGCACTGCGAATTATTGCGGGATTGACACCGCCGGATTCCGGCGAGGTCTATATCAATGGCAAAAAACGCTTGGGTGTTGCGGAAGACCAGACGGAAGCACTCGGGATTGGCATGGTTTTTCAGCAAGCCGCCCTGTTTGATTCTTTGACGGTCGGCGAAAATGTTGGTTTTTTGCTTTACCAGCATTCCAACCTCAAGCCACGTCATATTCGCGATCTCGTGCGAGAGCGGTTGGAAATGGTTGGATTGCCGGATATTTTCGATCGTTATCCCGCCGAATTGTCTGGTGGCATGCGAAAGCGGGTTAGCTTTGCACGGGCGGTGATGGCCAATCCGGAGCGCCCCGAAGATCGCCCTGAACTGTTGCTTTATGATGAGCCGACGGCAGGGCTTGACCCGATCGCCTCCACGGTGATCGAGGATTTGGTGCGGGAGCTGCAGCAAATTAATGGGGGGAGCTATATCATGGTTACTCACCAGGACAGCACGATTCGACGGACGGCCGATCGAGTTGTCTTTCTGTATCACGGGAAAGTACAGTGGCAGGGCAAAGTCCATGAGGTCGACACCACTGACAATCCAATGGTGCGGCAGTTTTTTAGTAGTAGTATCGATGGGCCAATTCAGGTAACTGGGTAA
- the yvcK gene encoding uridine diphosphate-N-acetylglucosamine-binding protein YvcK, translating into MRKPAIPSSRIFKQTLRTFGRDTQDEIKSVIGGRTPVWLSQGFKWMSPGLFVKRWMMMSAGGVLLVSLGLAIWTKLTPIAAIMQFAQSFFESLTRVVPSYISGPIVILLGFLLIFWGQKRTFGAITEVLIPDVDQRLVDVLLNHRRRSRGTKIVVVGGGTGLSTLLRGLKLISTNLTAVVTVADDGGSSGRLRREIGVLPPGDIRNCLGALADEEKLLTELFRYRFTAGDGLTGHSFGNLFLTAMSEITGDLERAVIASSKVLAIRGDVLPATLSDVKLWAELSDGRRIEGESNITEARGKIVQFGCIPENPPALPRVLSAIEEAEFIVIGPGSLYTSVIPNLLVPEIADAIARRRVPSVYVCNVMTQPGETDEYTVADHIRAIDRACGYRKLFDAVLVQRRLPSERVLRKYAAMHAQPVYLDFDEVLHLGRRVIRADVIDEDSRTGYIRHNSERLARVLMRWNERESEELIEGYDRY; encoded by the coding sequence ATGCGTAAACCTGCGATCCCAAGTAGTCGTATTTTTAAACAAACGCTCCGCACCTTCGGACGCGACACCCAAGACGAAATCAAAAGCGTGATTGGTGGACGCACACCCGTTTGGCTATCCCAGGGATTCAAATGGATGTCACCCGGTTTGTTTGTGAAGCGCTGGATGATGATGAGCGCCGGTGGGGTCTTGTTAGTCAGTTTGGGGTTGGCAATCTGGACGAAGCTGACGCCGATCGCGGCAATTATGCAATTTGCTCAGAGCTTTTTTGAATCCTTAACGCGGGTTGTGCCGAGCTATATCAGTGGGCCAATTGTGATCCTGCTGGGTTTTTTACTCATCTTTTGGGGCCAAAAGCGTACGTTTGGCGCGATTACCGAGGTCTTGATTCCGGATGTGGATCAGCGTTTAGTCGATGTTTTGCTGAATCATCGTCGTCGCAGTCGGGGGACGAAGATTGTTGTGGTCGGTGGGGGGACGGGGCTCTCAACCTTGCTGCGGGGCTTAAAGCTAATCAGCACGAATCTCACCGCGGTGGTTACAGTTGCCGATGACGGCGGTTCTTCGGGCCGCTTGCGGCGTGAAATTGGCGTATTGCCACCGGGCGATATTCGCAACTGCTTAGGGGCCTTGGCCGATGAAGAGAAACTCTTGACTGAGCTATTTCGCTACCGCTTTACCGCTGGTGATGGTCTGACCGGCCATAGCTTCGGAAATTTATTTCTCACTGCCATGAGTGAAATAACCGGCGATTTAGAACGTGCCGTGATTGCAAGCTCAAAGGTCTTGGCAATTCGGGGTGATGTCCTGCCCGCGACGCTCAGCGACGTCAAGCTATGGGCGGAGCTATCGGATGGTCGCCGGATTGAAGGTGAATCAAATATTACGGAAGCACGGGGTAAAATTGTCCAGTTCGGCTGTATTCCAGAAAATCCACCGGCGCTGCCACGGGTTTTGAGCGCGATCGAAGAAGCTGAATTCATCGTTATTGGTCCCGGCAGTCTTTATACCAGTGTGATTCCCAACTTGTTGGTCCCGGAAATTGCCGATGCGATCGCCCGCCGCCGTGTGCCCAGCGTTTATGTTTGTAACGTCATGACCCAGCCGGGTGAGACGGACGAATATACGGTGGCTGATCATATTCGGGCAATCGATCGAGCCTGTGGCTATCGCAAATTATTTGACGCGGTTCTGGTGCAGCGCCGTTTGCCGTCGGAACGTGTGCTGCGTAAATATGCGGCAATGCATGCACAGCCGGTATACCTAGATTTTGATGAGGTCTTGCACCTCGGCCGTCGGGTAATTCGAGCGGATGTTATCGACGAGGACTCCCGCACCGGCTATATTCGTCATAACTCCGAACGGTTGGCCCGCGTCCTGATGCGCTGGAATGAGCGGGAGAGCGAAGAGTTAATTGAAGGTTACGATCGCTATTAG
- the tsaE gene encoding tRNA (adenosine(37)-N6)-threonylcarbamoyltransferase complex ATPase subunit type 1 TsaE → MSFSQQLANAAATHEIGRQLGAQLAAGAILLLEGDLGAGKTSLVQGIGTGLGISETIDSPTFTLINEYDDGRVPLYHLDLYRLEPAEVTGLNLDSYWEGIETEPGIVAIEWAERLPYLPQDYLRIKLTHDAAGGRKLVIEAIGQIAVPTLTR, encoded by the coding sequence ATGAGCTTCAGTCAGCAGTTAGCCAATGCCGCCGCCACCCATGAGATTGGCCGCCAGTTAGGTGCACAATTAGCGGCTGGGGCAATTTTATTGTTGGAAGGTGACTTAGGGGCAGGCAAAACTAGCCTGGTTCAAGGAATTGGTACAGGGTTGGGCATCTCTGAGACGATCGATAGTCCAACCTTCACCTTAATTAATGAATATGATGACGGGCGCGTACCGCTCTACCATCTCGATCTATACCGTTTAGAACCAGCCGAAGTGACCGGGTTGAATCTCGATTCCTACTGGGAAGGGATTGAAACGGAACCCGGTATTGTGGCGATCGAGTGGGCTGAACGCTTGCCCTATTTGCCCCAGGATTATTTACGCATTAAGTTGACCCATGATGCCGCCGGTGGCCGGAAACTGGTGATTGAAGCGATCGGCCAGATTGCGGTACCGACATTAACGCGCTAG
- a CDS encoding LysR family transcriptional regulator, producing the protein MIELYQLTYFLAVAQRGSFTAAANGLNISQPSLSTAIKKLENELKTPLFVRRWRGVQLTPAGDVFREKAQTILSEYESALASLRDFQARPTLKIGVMCTLQISVISRILKAFRRLYPEIIVELHDTAIDELDRWLHQGVVDIIITALDQSADPQTTQSLFEQSLLLGVPLNHPFAQRDQVQLTELHEQPYIDRIKCEILSKMSPSIFEMAGIQPNIVYRADHEEWVIELIRAELGVSIMPQWQVPLGITYIPLAGMQPQRRIGLQWNHQARVEVVNLFRMFAAEQNWDG; encoded by the coding sequence ATGATCGAACTATATCAACTGACGTACTTTCTCGCGGTGGCGCAGCGAGGGAGTTTTACCGCCGCTGCTAATGGTCTGAATATCTCACAGCCTTCCCTTTCGACGGCGATTAAGAAACTTGAAAATGAGTTGAAAACGCCACTGTTTGTGCGCCGCTGGCGCGGAGTGCAGTTAACGCCAGCCGGTGATGTATTTCGCGAAAAGGCCCAGACAATCCTGAGCGAGTATGAATCCGCGTTAGCATCCTTGCGTGATTTTCAGGCTCGTCCCACCTTGAAAATTGGCGTGATGTGTACGTTGCAAATTTCGGTGATTTCCCGAATTTTGAAAGCCTTCCGCCGACTTTATCCAGAAATTATTGTGGAGCTGCATGATACGGCGATCGACGAGTTAGACCGTTGGTTGCATCAAGGGGTGGTGGATATTATCATCACGGCCCTTGACCAAAGTGCCGACCCCCAAACAACACAATCACTATTTGAGCAATCGTTACTGCTTGGCGTACCGCTCAATCATCCCTTTGCCCAGCGTGATCAAGTGCAATTAACCGAGCTGCATGAGCAGCCCTACATCGATCGCATTAAGTGTGAGATTCTTTCAAAAATGTCCCCTTCGATTTTTGAAATGGCGGGGATCCAGCCAAATATTGTATACCGTGCCGACCATGAAGAGTGGGTGATTGAGCTGATTCGCGCCGAACTTGGAGTGAGTATCATGCCGCAATGGCAAGTCCCTTTGGGCATAACTTATATTCCCCTCGCCGGGATGCAGCCCCAGAGGCGGATTGGTTTGCAGTGGAATCATCAAGCGCGCGTTGAGGTGGTGAATCTGTTTCGCATGTTTGCCGCTGAGCAGAATTGGGATGGCTAG
- a CDS encoding flavodoxin family protein, which translates to MTEQLQQITQQQCQNPPAQYGDLKALFLNCTLNRTPVMSHTRGLINIAKGIFEANGVQTKVIRPVDYEIPAGLGVDMSQTPEWDRDDWPQIQKEIDDTDILIVCTSVWLGEKSSVCNRVLERMYGYTHLFNAKGQYRDYGKVGATLITGNEDGVKHCAMNILFSLSHIGYTVPPQADAGWLGEVGPGPSYLDAGSGGPENDFTNRNTTFLAWNCMHLARMLKDSGGIPGHGNQPEAWEAGCKSDFQSPEHKR; encoded by the coding sequence ATGACTGAACAGCTCCAGCAGATTACGCAGCAGCAATGCCAAAATCCACCAGCGCAGTATGGCGATTTGAAAGCGCTGTTTCTCAATTGCACGTTGAATCGGACCCCCGTGATGTCCCATACCCGTGGACTGATTAATATTGCCAAAGGCATCTTTGAGGCCAATGGGGTGCAGACGAAAGTAATTCGCCCCGTTGACTACGAAATCCCAGCGGGCTTGGGCGTTGATATGTCGCAGACCCCAGAATGGGATCGGGATGATTGGCCCCAAATTCAGAAGGAAATTGATGACACGGATATTCTGATCGTTTGTACATCGGTTTGGCTCGGCGAAAAAAGCTCCGTCTGTAATCGGGTGCTAGAGCGGATGTATGGCTACACACACCTGTTTAATGCCAAAGGGCAATATCGCGACTACGGTAAAGTCGGTGCCACGCTGATTACTGGCAATGAAGATGGGGTCAAACATTGTGCAATGAACATCCTGTTCTCGCTCTCTCATATTGGCTATACGGTACCGCCCCAAGCCGATGCCGGTTGGCTCGGTGAAGTTGGCCCTGGCCCGTCTTATCTCGATGCTGGTTCCGGTGGTCCCGAAAATGATTTCACGAATCGCAATACGACATTTTTGGCCTGGAACTGTATGCATCTCGCCCGCATGCTGAAAGATAGCGGGGGAATTCCGGGACATGGCAATCAGCCCGAAGCCTGGGAAGCTGGTTGTAAGAGTGACTTTCAGAGTCCCGAGCATAAGCGCTAA